The Nostoc sp. 'Peltigera membranacea cyanobiont' N6 genome contains the following window.
TGTTGGTGGAGGCTTGGGCGTAGATTATGATGGCTCCCAAACCAACTTCTATGCGTCGAAAAATTACAATATGCAGAACTATGCCAACGATATCGTGGCAGAGTTAAAAGATACCTGTGCAGAGCGGCAAATTACCGTACCAACACTGATTAGTGAAAGTGGACGAGCGATCGCTTCCCATCAGTCGGTGCTGATTTTTGATGTTCTTAGTACCAGCGATGTCCCCCTCGATTCACCAGAACCTCCACAAGACGGAGAATCCCCAATAATTAATTACCTTTGGGAAAGCTACCAATCCATCAACCAAGAGAATTACCAAGAGTTGTATCACGACGCGGCTCAATTCAAAGAAGAAGCCATCAGCCGCTTCAACTTAGGAATTTTACGCCTCAGAGAACGAGCTAAAGCCGAACGGCTCTACTGGGCTTGTTGCCAGAAAATTTTGAACATTACCAGACAGCAAGAATACGTACCAGATGAACTAGAAGACCTTGAGAAAATCATGGCTTCCATCTACTACGTTAATATGTCAGTGTTTCAATCAGCACCAGATTGTTGGGCGATCGACCAGCTATTCCCCATCATGCCAATTCACCGTTTGGATGAAGAACCAATCCGGCGAGGAATTTTAGCCGACCTTACCTGCGATAGTGATGGTAAAATCGACCGATTTATTGACCTGCGCGATGTCAAATCGGTTTTAGAACTACACACCTACAAGCCTGGAGAACCCTATTATTTAGGGATGTTCTTGAATGGAGCTTATCAAGAAATCATGGGGAATTTGCACAACCTATTTGGCGATACCAACGCCGTTCACATTCAATTAACGCCCAAAGGCTACCAAATTGAACACGTTGTCAAAGGCGACACCATGAGTGAAGTAGTAAGCTACGTCCAGTACGACTCCGAAGACATGGTAGAAAACATCCGCCAGCGTTGCGAGAAAGCATTAGAAGAAAAACGCATCACCCTAGCAGAATCCCAGCGATTACTGCAAACCTACGAGCAGAGTCTCCAAAGATATACGTATCTAAATAGTTAGGACTGGGGACTGGGGACTGGGGACTGGGGACTGGAGACTGGGGACTGGGGACTGGGGACTGGGGACTGGGGACTGGGGACTGAGGATTGGGGACTGGGGATTATAGCGAATCCTTAAGCAACTGAGGTACAGTTTAACCTCACTCCGATAAAGCTATGCTTGATCTCCCCTCTCCTTAGTAAGGAGAGGGATTGGGGGTGAGGTTTTGAGATGTACTTCACTCTTATTGGCAAATGCTATAGGAAGATTTCCTAATCCCCAATCCCCAATCCCTAATCCCCAATCCCCAATCCCCAATCCCCAATCCCCAATCCCCAATCCCCAATCCCCAATCCCCAATCCCCAATCCCTAATTCGCGTTTGTCCCCAACAATTCCTCTATTGCTTGTCGCTCAACAGGGGTATGTGATGGCGGTGTCTGACGAGCATCGGTAATCAGCCAGTCTAAAGCCGCAGCTTGAACATCAATCGCTGCTCCAGTTTTATCCACACAATAACGTCCAAACACCAGCTTATCAACTAAGCGGACTCCTGGCCCCAGGCGCGACCATTCAAAAATCACGCTGTTTTCTACTGTTGCGCCACTACATATCCAACAATTGGGGCCAATCATCGCTGGGCCGACAATTTTAGCTCCGTCTTCTATTCTTGTCATCCCGCCAATGTAAACTGGGCCTGTGATATCTACTTTGTCCCAATTTACAGCGACATTTAAGCCAGTGTAGATGCCAGGCGCGACTTCATGACCGGGGATTTGCACATTTTTAATTTCACCCAGCAGTACACCGCGAATCGCCCGCCAATAGTCTGGGACTTTACCAATATCTACCCATTCAAAGTCCA
Protein-coding sequences here:
- the speA gene encoding biosynthetic arginine decarboxylase; protein product: MGVESTATSDEVVPVPSNGQKSEVKNHKQKKLLPPTTTTGSLPRSWKIEDSEELYRIEGWGQPYFSISAAGHVTVSPKGDRGGSLDLFELVNSMKQRNLGLPMLIRFSDILEDRIERLNACFAKAIARYNYPGVYRGVFPVKCNQERHLIEDLVKFGKPHQFGLEAGSKPELMIALAVLDTPGALLICNGYKDREYIETAMLAQRLGQTPVIVLEQIEEVDLVIDANRQLGIKPILGVRAKLSTQGMGRWGASSGDRAKFGLTMPEVIEAVDKLREANLLDSLQLMHFHIGSQISAINVIKDAIQEASRIYVELAMLGADMKYLDVGGGLGVDYDGSQTNFYASKNYNMQNYANDIVAELKDTCAERQITVPTLISESGRAIASHQSVLIFDVLSTSDVPLDSPEPPQDGESPIINYLWESYQSINQENYQELYHDAAQFKEEAISRFNLGILRLRERAKAERLYWACCQKILNITRQQEYVPDELEDLEKIMASIYYVNMSVFQSAPDCWAIDQLFPIMPIHRLDEEPIRRGILADLTCDSDGKIDRFIDLRDVKSVLELHTYKPGEPYYLGMFLNGAYQEIMGNLHNLFGDTNAVHIQLTPKGYQIEHVVKGDTMSEVVSYVQYDSEDMVENIRQRCEKALEEKRITLAESQRLLQTYEQSLQRYTYLNS